A genomic region of Aeropyrum pernix K1 contains the following coding sequences:
- a CDS encoding MarR family transcriptional regulator, with translation MELLFKRGGVEKFLLTFIRYNARELPQHKIIDFAGSGSFYQNVEHLKRLGLIEETVCFSEEKGVRVKCVRLTDKGVQVVERLRELRELVFGRPL, from the coding sequence TTGGAGCTGTTGTTTAAGCGCGGCGGCGTCGAGAAGTTTCTATTAACGTTTATAAGGTATAACGCTAGGGAGCTCCCCCAGCATAAGATTATAGATTTCGCTGGGTCGGGCTCGTTCTACCAGAACGTGGAGCACCTTAAGAGGCTAGGGCTCATAGAGGAGACGGTTTGTTTTAGCGAGGAGAAGGGTGTAAGGGTTAAATGCGTCCGCCTGACGGATAAGGGCGTCCAGGTGGTCGAGAGGCTGCGGGAGCTGCGGGAGCTTGTCTTCGGGCGGCCTCTATAA
- a CDS encoding DUF5658 family protein, with product MEARARLAWLLWLLLLQALDAATTVLAVRAGAVELNPLVRLLLESPWALLTAKLLAGWAVWLLAGGSRAAMLLVSALYIQAVAANTLSLLKSWVVLSSMF from the coding sequence GTGGAGGCGAGGGCTAGGCTCGCCTGGCTGCTATGGCTGCTACTGCTGCAGGCCCTGGACGCTGCTACAACGGTTCTAGCCGTCAGGGCTGGGGCAGTCGAGCTTAACCCCCTGGTTAGGCTGTTGCTTGAGAGCCCTTGGGCGCTGCTTACTGCTAAGCTGCTAGCAGGGTGGGCTGTCTGGCTACTTGCTGGAGGCTCTAGGGCTGCTATGCTCCTAGTCTCGGCCCTCTACATTCAAGCGGTAGCAGCTAACACGCTCAGCCTGCTTAAATCATGGGTAGTTTTAAGCAGCATGTTTTAA
- a CDS encoding helix-turn-helix domain-containing protein codes for MNWLDRLSVRELRALRFLREKPQGASLKEISDSLGIPPSSAHGLMQKLLALNLVDKNGQGKYYLTKAGEQVLEKIGAIITG; via the coding sequence GTGAACTGGCTGGACAGGCTTTCCGTCCGAGAGCTTAGGGCTCTGCGTTTTTTGAGGGAGAAGCCCCAGGGGGCCAGCCTGAAGGAGATAAGCGACTCGCTGGGCATACCACCCAGCAGCGCACACGGGCTCATGCAGAAGCTACTCGCGCTGAACCTTGTCGACAAGAACGGGCAGGGCAAGTACTACCTGACCAAGGCGGGCGAGCAGGTGCTGGAAAAGATAGGCGCAATAATAACGGGGTGA